The Corynebacterium camporealensis genome contains a region encoding:
- a CDS encoding LLM class flavin-dependent oxidoreductase, producing the protein MQFGVFSIGDVTPDPTTGTTPSEAERIQNMTQIALKAEEVGLDVFATGEHHNPPFVPSSPTTLLAYIAAQTERLQLSTATTLITTNDPVKIAEDYAFLQHLSSGRVDLMLGRGNTGPVYPWFGKDIRQGIPLAVENYHLLRRLWREKVVNWSGKFRTPLQGYTSTPAPLDDVPPFVWHGSIRSPQIAEQAAYYGDGFFNNNIFWNKEHTAQMVELYRRRFEKYGHGRADQAIVGLGGHVFIADTEQEAKDFYRPYFDNAPVYGHGPSLEEFTAQTPLTVGTVEQVIERTLQFADWVGDYQRQLFLIDHAGLPQDVVLNQIEILGTQVVPELRRRFAERRPDHVPSDPPTHASLRDNRQSPHFSIDPGE; encoded by the coding sequence ATGCAGTTCGGTGTATTCAGCATCGGTGACGTCACACCCGATCCCACAACGGGCACGACTCCTTCTGAGGCTGAGCGCATCCAGAACATGACGCAGATTGCCCTCAAGGCTGAAGAGGTCGGTTTGGATGTCTTCGCTACCGGCGAGCACCACAACCCGCCTTTCGTGCCCAGCTCCCCGACGACGCTTCTGGCTTATATCGCTGCACAGACTGAGCGGCTGCAGCTGTCGACGGCCACCACGCTGATTACCACCAACGACCCGGTCAAGATCGCTGAAGACTACGCCTTCTTGCAGCATCTATCCAGCGGCCGCGTGGATCTGATGCTCGGCCGCGGTAATACCGGTCCGGTCTATCCCTGGTTTGGCAAAGACATCCGCCAAGGCATTCCATTGGCAGTGGAGAACTACCACCTGCTGCGCCGGCTGTGGCGGGAAAAGGTCGTCAACTGGTCCGGTAAGTTCCGCACCCCACTGCAGGGCTATACCTCCACTCCGGCACCGCTCGACGATGTCCCACCATTTGTGTGGCATGGGTCCATCCGCTCACCCCAGATAGCCGAACAAGCTGCCTACTACGGCGACGGTTTCTTCAACAACAACATCTTCTGGAACAAAGAACACACCGCACAGATGGTGGAACTCTATCGCCGCCGCTTTGAAAAATACGGCCACGGCCGCGCCGACCAAGCCATCGTAGGCTTAGGTGGACACGTCTTTATTGCTGATACTGAGCAGGAAGCAAAAGACTTCTACCGTCCCTACTTCGACAATGCCCCGGTCTATGGTCATGGCCCTTCCCTCGAAGAATTCACCGCACAGACACCGCTGACGGTGGGTACCGTGGAGCAAGTCATCGAACGCACCCTGCAATTCGCAGACTGGGTTGGTGATTATCAGCGCCAGCTCTTCCTCATCGATCACGCGGGCCTGCCACAGGACGTAGTACTCAATCAGATTGAAATCCTTGGCACACAGGTCGTTCCGGAGCTGCGGCGTCGTTTTGCCGAGCGTCGCCCAGACCACGTACCTTCAGATCCGCCCACCCATGCCAGCCTGCGCGACAATCGCCAGTCCCCACACTTTTCCATCGACCCCGGAGAATAA
- a CDS encoding FMN reductase — protein sequence MRSLVLVTAGLSTPSTTRQLGDALVDATTAHISARGEGVDVTVIELRDLAAELADAMTNWTAATPQLDAAKRALSTADGLIAVTPVFQGSYSGLFKMFFDTLEPDALDELPTMIAATGGSSRHALVLDYALRPLLSYLHAVVVPTGIFQATEDFGTVEGERTRQRITRAARQLADGMVTPTDRVAGMNGADEQPRRTGLDVEEDFVPFNQLLHGHNGETKD from the coding sequence GTGCGCTCACTCGTATTAGTTACTGCCGGTTTGTCCACTCCGTCGACCACGCGCCAGCTTGGCGATGCCCTCGTGGACGCCACCACCGCACACATCAGCGCCCGCGGCGAAGGTGTGGACGTCACCGTCATCGAACTGCGTGACTTAGCAGCAGAGCTTGCCGATGCCATGACCAACTGGACTGCCGCCACCCCGCAGCTGGATGCCGCCAAACGCGCACTATCGACTGCCGATGGTCTTATTGCAGTCACCCCGGTCTTCCAGGGCAGCTACTCCGGACTATTCAAGATGTTCTTCGACACCCTAGAGCCCGACGCGCTTGACGAGCTGCCCACCATGATTGCTGCCACCGGTGGTTCGAGCCGTCACGCACTCGTGCTCGACTATGCGCTACGGCCTCTCCTCAGCTACCTGCATGCCGTCGTGGTTCCGACCGGCATCTTTCAGGCAACCGAAGACTTTGGCACCGTCGAAGGCGAGCGCACTCGCCAGCGCATCACCCGTGCTGCACGCCAGCTTGCCGATGGCATGGTCACCCCCACCGATCGCGTCGCCGGAATGAACGGCGCCGACGAACAGCCCCGCCGCACCGGACTCGATGTGGAAGAAGACTTCGTCCCCTTCAACCAGCTGCTGCATGGCCACAATGGTGAGACCAAAGACTAA
- a CDS encoding L-serine ammonia-lyase, with amino-acid sequence MTISVTDIFSIGIGPSSSHTVGPMRAAKAFCESLPEFPARVHTELRGSLSATGRGHATDRAVILGLAGWEPLTVPVDAEPNPNLPIPSTGHISGPAGEVDFEIEFNNQPVPEHPNCVIFSAWDAEGNELATNAEYFSVGGGFILSREQLDAEMKQSQEVPAGAAAAQVEDLVPYDFETGEQLLHQCAAHDKEIWEIVLANEAALHRNDGGEEAVLKHLDLVWDIMRECVTDGISTKGLLPGGLRVPRRAPQMYQQLLTKQEDPYCGFSAMEWVNLYALAVNEQNAAGGRVITAPTNGACGIIPAVLHYARDFQSHFTRESARRYLLTAGAVGMIIKQNASISGAEVGCQGEVGSASSMAAAGMAALLGGTPAQIENAAEIALEHNLGLTCDPVGGLVQIPCIERNAIGAVKSINAARMALMGEGTHHVTLDNAVQTMAETGRDMLSKYKETSIGGLAKTMGFSVSQVEC; translated from the coding sequence ATGACGATTAGTGTCACGGATATCTTTTCCATCGGCATCGGCCCGTCGTCCTCGCACACCGTTGGGCCCATGCGGGCGGCGAAAGCATTCTGTGAATCGCTACCCGAGTTCCCTGCCCGCGTGCACACCGAGCTTCGCGGCTCGCTGTCTGCCACCGGCCGCGGGCACGCCACCGACCGCGCAGTGATCCTGGGCCTGGCCGGCTGGGAGCCACTGACCGTCCCCGTCGATGCCGAACCCAACCCGAACCTGCCCATTCCGTCTACCGGACACATCTCCGGCCCGGCAGGCGAAGTCGATTTTGAGATCGAATTCAACAACCAGCCAGTACCTGAACACCCCAACTGCGTCATCTTTAGCGCCTGGGATGCCGAGGGCAACGAGTTGGCCACCAACGCAGAGTACTTCTCCGTCGGTGGTGGTTTCATCCTTTCTCGCGAGCAGCTCGATGCTGAGATGAAGCAATCCCAGGAAGTCCCCGCTGGTGCTGCTGCCGCACAGGTCGAAGACCTCGTGCCTTATGACTTCGAAACTGGTGAGCAACTGCTGCACCAGTGCGCGGCCCACGACAAGGAAATCTGGGAAATCGTCCTCGCCAACGAAGCAGCCCTACACCGCAACGATGGCGGCGAGGAAGCAGTGCTCAAGCACCTGGACTTGGTCTGGGACATCATGCGCGAGTGCGTCACCGACGGCATTTCCACCAAGGGCCTACTGCCTGGTGGACTGCGCGTGCCACGCCGCGCGCCGCAGATGTACCAGCAGCTACTCACCAAGCAGGAAGATCCCTACTGTGGCTTTTCCGCCATGGAATGGGTCAATCTCTACGCCTTGGCTGTCAACGAACAAAACGCCGCTGGCGGTCGCGTGATTACCGCACCGACCAACGGTGCCTGCGGCATCATCCCGGCTGTGCTGCACTACGCGCGCGATTTCCAGTCGCACTTCACCCGTGAGAGTGCCCGCCGCTACCTGCTGACTGCTGGTGCCGTCGGCATGATTATCAAGCAGAACGCGTCTATCTCTGGTGCTGAGGTCGGCTGCCAGGGTGAGGTCGGCTCTGCCTCTTCCATGGCTGCAGCCGGCATGGCAGCTTTGCTTGGTGGCACCCCGGCCCAAATCGAAAACGCCGCCGAAATCGCACTCGAGCACAACCTGGGTCTTACCTGCGACCCAGTGGGCGGCCTGGTGCAGATTCCGTGCATCGAGCGCAACGCCATTGGTGCGGTCAAATCCATCAACGCCGCCCGCATGGCGCTGATGGGCGAAGGCACCCACCACGTCACCCTGGACAATGCCGTACAGACCATGGCAGAAACCGGCCGCGACATGCTGTCGAAGTACAAAGAGACTTCCATCGGCGGTCTTGCCAAGACCATGGGCTTTAGCGTCTCCCAGGTCGAGTGCTAG
- the hisS gene encoding histidine--tRNA ligase, with translation MSDKKQFKALSAPKGVPDYYPPQSAAFAKVRETMVHQARLSGFQHIELPIFEDTALFARGVGESTDVVSKEMYTFADRGDRSVTLRPEGTAGVMRAVIEHNLDRGQLPVKLNYYGPFFRYERPQAGRYRQLQQVGVEAIGVDDPALDAEVVALADRCFRSLGLTGFRLELTSLGDADCRPAYREKLQEFLFKLDLDEETRRRAEINPLRVLDDKRPEMQEKLVDAPLMLDHLDDKCREHFETVTGMLDDMGVEYTINPRMVRGLDYYTKTCFEFVHDGLGAQSGIGGGGRYDGLMAQLGGQDLSGIGFGLGVDRAMLALEAEGIELDGTDSRVDVYGVAMGSAAKHRMTVLVDELRKAGISTDMSFGDRGLKGAMKGANRAGARFALVLGDQELENGTVAVKDLEAHEQHDVALEELTTHLAQRLG, from the coding sequence GTGAGTGATAAGAAGCAGTTCAAGGCCCTGTCCGCCCCCAAAGGCGTCCCGGATTACTATCCGCCGCAGTCCGCAGCCTTTGCCAAGGTCCGTGAGACCATGGTCCATCAGGCTCGACTCTCCGGCTTTCAGCATATTGAGCTGCCGATCTTCGAAGACACCGCACTGTTTGCCCGCGGTGTTGGTGAGTCCACCGACGTGGTCAGCAAGGAGATGTACACCTTCGCCGACCGCGGTGACCGTTCTGTCACCCTGCGTCCGGAAGGTACCGCAGGTGTTATGCGTGCCGTTATCGAGCACAACCTCGACCGCGGCCAGCTGCCGGTCAAACTGAACTACTACGGTCCTTTCTTCCGCTACGAGCGCCCACAGGCAGGCCGTTACCGCCAGCTGCAGCAGGTAGGCGTGGAAGCAATCGGCGTCGACGACCCGGCACTGGATGCTGAGGTCGTCGCACTGGCAGATCGTTGCTTCCGTTCGCTGGGCCTGACCGGTTTCCGCCTGGAACTGACCAGCCTGGGCGATGCCGATTGCCGCCCGGCATACCGGGAGAAGCTGCAGGAGTTCCTCTTCAAGCTGGACCTGGATGAAGAAACCCGTCGTCGTGCAGAGATCAACCCGCTGCGAGTACTCGATGACAAGCGTCCGGAGATGCAGGAAAAGCTCGTCGATGCACCGCTGATGCTGGATCACCTGGATGACAAGTGCCGCGAGCACTTCGAGACCGTCACCGGCATGCTCGACGACATGGGTGTCGAGTACACCATCAACCCGCGCATGGTCCGCGGTCTGGATTACTACACCAAGACCTGCTTCGAGTTCGTCCACGACGGCTTGGGCGCACAGTCCGGTATCGGTGGCGGTGGCCGCTATGACGGCCTGATGGCACAGCTGGGTGGCCAGGACCTATCCGGCATCGGCTTCGGCCTGGGTGTGGACCGCGCCATGCTGGCTCTGGAAGCAGAAGGCATCGAACTCGACGGCACGGACTCCCGCGTCGATGTCTATGGCGTAGCAATGGGGTCTGCTGCCAAGCACCGCATGACCGTGCTCGTCGATGAGCTGCGCAAGGCAGGCATTTCCACCGACATGTCCTTTGGCGACCGCGGTCTTAAGGGCGCGATGAAGGGCGCTAACCGCGCAGGTGCTCGCTTCGCCCTCGTCCTAGGCGACCAGGAACTCGAAAACGGCACCGTTGCCGTCAAGGACCTGGAAGCCCACGAGCAGCACGACGTTGCACTCGAGGAGCTGACAACACACCTGGCGCAGCGCTTGGGCTAA